The following proteins are encoded in a genomic region of Neomonachus schauinslandi chromosome 7, ASM220157v2, whole genome shotgun sequence:
- the NMUR2 gene encoding neuromedin-U receptor 2: MEKHKNDSWIHQQELQDPSEKYLNSTEDYLAFLYGPPRSHFFFPVTAVYALIFVVGVVGNFLVCLVILRHQTMKTPTNYYLFSLAVSDLLVLLLGMPLEVYEMWRNYPFLFGLVGCYFKTALFETVCFASILSVTTVSVERYVAILHPFRAKLKCTRRRALRILGIVWGFSVLFSLPNTSIHGIKVHYFPNGSLVPGSATCAVIKPIWIYNFIIQVTSFLFYILPMIVISVLYYLMGLKLKKDQLLGADEVTANIQRSARKSVTKMLFVLVLVFALCWAPFHIDRLFFSFVEEWTESLAAAFNLIHVVSGVFFYLSSAVNPIIYNLLSHRFRAAFWNVISPCKQGHSQHHPQGPPAQRNIFLTECHLVDLTEDAGPQFPCQLSIRSSHLPTTLCAGQAP; the protein is encoded by the exons ATGGAAAAACACAAGAATGATTCCTGGATCCACCAGCAGGAACTGCAAGATCCATCCGAGAAATACCTGAACAGCACCGAGGACTATCTGGCCTTCCTGTATGGACCTCCCCGCAGCCACTTCTTCTTCCCAGTGACTGCAGTGTATGCACTGATTTTTGTAGTGGGGGTCGTTGGTAACTTCCTGGTGTGCCTGGTGATTCTTCGGCACCAGACTATGAAGACACCCACCAACTACTACCTCTTCAGCTTGGCCGTCTCCGACCTCTTGGTCCTGCTCCTTGGGATGCCCCTGGAAGTCTATGAGATGTGGCGCAACTACCCCTTCCTGTTTGGGCTCGTGGGCTGCTACTTCAAGACGGCCCTCTTTGAGACGGTGTGCTTTGCCTCCATCCTCAGCGTCACCACGGTGAGCGTGGAGCGCTACGTGGCCATCCTCCACCCGTTTCGCGCCAAGCTGAAGTGCACCCGGCGGCGGGCTCTCAGGATCCTCGGCATCGTCTGGGGCTTCTCcgttctcttctctctgcccaaCACCAGCATTCACGGCATCAAGGTCCACTACTTCCCTAATGGGTCCCTGGTCCCAGGCTCTGCCACCTGTGCGGTCATCAAGCCCATATGGATCTACAATTTCATCATCCAGGtcacttccttcctcttctacatCCTCCCCATGATTGTCATCAGTGTCCTCTACTACCTTATGGGCCTCAAA CTAAAGAAAGACCAACTCCTTGGGGCGGATGAAGTGACTGCAAATATTCAAAGATCAGCCAGAAAATCAGTCACCAAAATGCTGT TTGTCTTGGTCTTAGTGTTTGCTCTCTGTTGGGCCCCATTCCACATTGATCGGCTCTTCTTCAGCTTTGTGGAGGAGTGGACTGAATCCCTGGCTGCTGCGTTCAATCTCATCCATGTGGTGTCAG GTGTCTTCTTCTACCTGAGCTCAGCCGTCAACCCCATTATCTATAACCTACTCTCTCACCGCTTCCGGGCAGCATTCTGGAATGTGATCTCTCCTTGCAAACAGGGGCACTCCCAGCACCACCCACAGGGGCCACCTGCCCAGCGGAACATCTTCCTGACAGAATGTCACCTTGTGGACCTGACTGAAGATGCAGGTCCCCAGTTTCCTTGTCAGTTGTCTATCCGCAGCTCTCACCTGCCCACAACCCTCTGTGCTGGACAGGCACCATAA